A single Lactuca sativa cultivar Salinas chromosome 8, Lsat_Salinas_v11, whole genome shotgun sequence DNA region contains:
- the LOC111877207 gene encoding uncharacterized protein LOC111877207 produces MGNQATTLKVAIWVAKNFENQIREKNLERTEVGEKRKIEGSSRSDEKRKFSKYDSKEYEQGAQWCDKCKRKHIGRCSKEMTYFKCGKTGHYASECTTKREVCFKCGEEGHFKQNCPRREEATRSNLPPQPKTRAFQMILDKANDNAGNQG; encoded by the coding sequence ATGGGCAatcaagcaaccactttgaaagtcgCCATCTGGGTTGCTAAGAACTTCGAGAACCAAATAAGGGAAAAGAATCTGGAGAGGACCGAAGTGGGTGAGAAAAGAAAGATtgaaggatcctcaaggtccgatgagaagagaaaattctcaaaGTATGATTCGAAGGAGTACGAACAAGGAGCacaatggtgtgataagtgtaagaggAAACACATTGGGAGATGCTCTAAAGAGATGACCTActtcaaatgcgggaagactggtcattacgccAGTGAATGCACAACCAAaagagaagtctgctttaagtgtggtgaagaaggACACTTCAAACAAAACTGCCCAAGAAGAGAAGAGGCTACAAGGTCGAATCTGCCGCCACAGCCAAAgacaagagcatttcaaatgatccttgacaaaGCAAATGACAATGCGGGGAATCAAGGATAA